The Vidua macroura isolate BioBank_ID:100142 chromosome 4, ASM2450914v1, whole genome shotgun sequence genome window below encodes:
- the VEGFC gene encoding vascular endothelial growth factor C isoform X2 → MTVLYPEYWKIFKCQLRRGGWQHNREHSSFDTRSDDSLKFAAAHYNAEILKSIDTEWRKTQCTPREVCVDVGKEFGATTNTFFKPPCVSIYRCGGCCNSEGLQCMNISTNYISKTLFEITVPLSHGPKPVTVSFANHTSCRCMSKLDVYRQVHSIIRRSLPAAQTQCHVANKTCPKNHIWNNQICRCLSQHDFGFSSHLGDSDTSEGFHICGPNKELDEETCQCVCKGGVRPSSCGPHKELDRSSCQCMCKNKLIPASCGPNKEFDEEKCQCVCRKTCPRHQPLNPAKCICECIESPNKCFLKGKRFHHQTCSCYRPPCTVRMKRCDAGFYFSEEVCRCVPTYWKRPLMN, encoded by the exons ATGACAGTACTTTACCCAGAATACTGGAAAATATTCAAATGTCAATTGAGGAGAGGAGGTTGGCAACACAACAGGGAGCACTCCAGCTTTGACACAAGATCAGATGATTCCCTGAAATTTGCTGCCGCACACTATAATGCAGAGATCCTGAAAA GTATTGATACTGAATGGAGAAAAACTCAATGCACGCCACGTGAAGTGTGTGTGGATGTGGGAAAAGAGTTTGGAGCAACTACAAACACCTTCTTTAAACCCCCATGTGTATCCATCTACAGATGTGGAGGTTGCTGCAATAGTGAAGGACTTCAGTGTATGAATATCAGCACAAATTACATCAGCAAGACA CTGTTTGAGATCACGGTGCCGCTGTCCCACGGCCCCAAGCCCGTCACCGTCAGTTTCGCCAACCACACATCCTGCCGGTGCATGTCCAAGCTGGATGTGTACAGACAAGTCCACTCCATCATAAGACGTTCCTTGCCAGCAGCACAAACTCA gtGTCATGTGGCAAACAAGACCTGTCCAAAAAATCATATTTGGAATAATCAAATTTGCAGATGTTTGTCACAGCATGATTTTGGTTTCTCTTCTCACCTTGGAGATTCTG acACATCTGAAGGATTCCATATCTGTGGACCGAACAAGGAGCTGGATGAAGAAACCTGTCAGTGTGTCTGCAAAGGAGGCGTGCGGCCCTCGAGCTGTGGACCTCACAAAGAATTAGACAGATCATCGTGTCAGTGCATGTGCAAAAACAAACTTATCCCTGCATCCTGCGGGCCCAATAAGGAATTTGATGAAGAAAAGTGCCAGTGTGTATGCAGAAAGACCTGTCCTAGACATCAGCCGCTAAATCCTGCAAAATGCATCTGTGAATGTATAGAATCTCCCAATAAATGCttcttgaaaggaaaaaggttCCATCACCAGACATGCAG tTGTTACAGACCTCCGTGTACAGTGCGGATGAAGCGCTGCGACGCTGGGTTTTACTTCAGTGAAGAAGTGTGCCGCTGTGTACCTACATATTGGAAAAGACCACTTATGAATTAG
- the VEGFC gene encoding vascular endothelial growth factor C isoform X1, translating into MLLWQAPGSKDLEEQLRSVSSVDELMTVLYPEYWKIFKCQLRRGGWQHNREHSSFDTRSDDSLKFAAAHYNAEILKSIDTEWRKTQCTPREVCVDVGKEFGATTNTFFKPPCVSIYRCGGCCNSEGLQCMNISTNYISKTLFEITVPLSHGPKPVTVSFANHTSCRCMSKLDVYRQVHSIIRRSLPAAQTQCHVANKTCPKNHIWNNQICRCLSQHDFGFSSHLGDSDTSEGFHICGPNKELDEETCQCVCKGGVRPSSCGPHKELDRSSCQCMCKNKLIPASCGPNKEFDEEKCQCVCRKTCPRHQPLNPAKCICECIESPNKCFLKGKRFHHQTCSCYRPPCTVRMKRCDAGFYFSEEVCRCVPTYWKRPLMN; encoded by the exons ATGTTACTTTGGCAGGCTCCTGGAAGCAAAGACCTGGAAGAGCAGTTGCGGTCTGTGTCCAGTGTGGATGAACTCATGACAGTACTTTACCCAGAATACTGGAAAATATTCAAATGTCAATTGAGGAGAGGAGGTTGGCAACACAACAGGGAGCACTCCAGCTTTGACACAAGATCAGATGATTCCCTGAAATTTGCTGCCGCACACTATAATGCAGAGATCCTGAAAA GTATTGATACTGAATGGAGAAAAACTCAATGCACGCCACGTGAAGTGTGTGTGGATGTGGGAAAAGAGTTTGGAGCAACTACAAACACCTTCTTTAAACCCCCATGTGTATCCATCTACAGATGTGGAGGTTGCTGCAATAGTGAAGGACTTCAGTGTATGAATATCAGCACAAATTACATCAGCAAGACA CTGTTTGAGATCACGGTGCCGCTGTCCCACGGCCCCAAGCCCGTCACCGTCAGTTTCGCCAACCACACATCCTGCCGGTGCATGTCCAAGCTGGATGTGTACAGACAAGTCCACTCCATCATAAGACGTTCCTTGCCAGCAGCACAAACTCA gtGTCATGTGGCAAACAAGACCTGTCCAAAAAATCATATTTGGAATAATCAAATTTGCAGATGTTTGTCACAGCATGATTTTGGTTTCTCTTCTCACCTTGGAGATTCTG acACATCTGAAGGATTCCATATCTGTGGACCGAACAAGGAGCTGGATGAAGAAACCTGTCAGTGTGTCTGCAAAGGAGGCGTGCGGCCCTCGAGCTGTGGACCTCACAAAGAATTAGACAGATCATCGTGTCAGTGCATGTGCAAAAACAAACTTATCCCTGCATCCTGCGGGCCCAATAAGGAATTTGATGAAGAAAAGTGCCAGTGTGTATGCAGAAAGACCTGTCCTAGACATCAGCCGCTAAATCCTGCAAAATGCATCTGTGAATGTATAGAATCTCCCAATAAATGCttcttgaaaggaaaaaggttCCATCACCAGACATGCAG tTGTTACAGACCTCCGTGTACAGTGCGGATGAAGCGCTGCGACGCTGGGTTTTACTTCAGTGAAGAAGTGTGCCGCTGTGTACCTACATATTGGAAAAGACCACTTATGAATTAG